A genomic segment from Fusarium fujikuroi IMI 58289 draft genome, chromosome FFUJ_chr04 encodes:
- a CDS encoding related to light induced alcohol dehydrogenase Bli-4, whose protein sequence is MAVRTQLFPPSPTFTESSLSSLNSRVYIITGATSGVGLELAKILYSRSAIVYIAARNYSKITSAIKEVQSAFPDSTGRLESLCVDLSDLTSIKPAAQRFLAKEPRLDGLVLNAGVMMPPEGSKTEHGHELQMGTNCLGGYLLSRLLEELLVKTTVVAEEGTVRVVWLASTLQMGTPKGGLVWDEVKKEPKVVKDQMENYMMSKAGNLLLAHETSQRLGPQGIISVAVNPGFLKTELQRHMPAPVSFMMGLMFKAPRYGAYSELFGLLSPDITADNNGALIYPWGRIGCIPDDIQVSLRNGQEGGTGLSKAFAAWCERETRQYK, encoded by the exons ATGGCTGTCCGAACACAACTTTTCCCCCCCTCCCCTACTTTCACAGAAtcttccctctcctcctTGAACTCCAGGGTATACATTATCACTGGTGCAACATCTGGTGTTGGTCTGGAACTGGCTAAGATTCTCTATTCCCGCTCAGCGATCGTGTACATAGCTGCACGGAACTATTCAAAAATCACGTCGGCCATAAAAGAGGTGCAGTCAGCGTTTCCAGATTCAACAGGACGTCTTGAATCGCTATGTGTTGACCTTTCCGACCTCACAAGTATCAAGCCTGCAGCTCAGCGATTTCTCGCTAAAGAACCAAGACTTGATGGCCTAGTGCTCAATGCTGGTGTCATGATGCCTCCTGAGGGTAGCAAAACCGAGCACGGGCATGAGTTGCAGATGGGCACGAACTGTTTGGGTGGATATCTACTCTCGCGACTTCTCGAGGAGCTTCTGGTGAAGACCACAGTGGTCGCAGAGGAGGGAACTGTTCGAGTTGTATGGCTTGCAAGTACTCTTCAGATGGGCACGCCCAAAGGAGGCCTTGTCTGGgacgaggtcaagaaggagccGAAAGTGGTCAAAGACCAGATGGAGAACTACATGATGAGCAAGGCCGGTAATCTTCTCTTGGCCCACGAGACTTCTCAGAGATTGGGACCTCAAGGAATTATATCAGTG GCTGTCAACCCAGGGTTCTTGAAGACAGAGCTTCAGCGTCATATGCCCGCACCCGTGTCTTTCATGATG GGCCTCATGTTTAAGGCGCCCAGGTATGGAGCTTATAGTGAGCTTTTTGGACTGCTGTCGCCAGATATCACCGCCGATAATAACGGAGCCTTGATCTACCCTTGGGGTCGCATCGGATGCATCCCAGATGACATCCAGGTGTCTTTAAGGAATGGACAAGAGGGGGGCACTGGCCTCTCAAAAGCTTTCGCCGCCTGGTGTGAGAGAGAAACTCGTCAGTACAAGTAG